A stretch of Fibrobacter sp. DNA encodes these proteins:
- the nirJ2 gene encoding putative heme d1 biosynthesis radical SAM protein NirJ2: MIVSWMTTNKCNLTCKHCYQDAGENKSAELTTAEALKLIDEIAKAGFKIMIFSGGEPMTRPDIVELVTHATSKGLRPVFGTNGTLITHDLAFKLKAAGAMAMGISIDSIDPKRHNDFRGLPNAFELTMAGIENCKAAGLPFQIHTTIMDWNQNEIFDIMDWVKEIGAVNHQIFFLIPVGRGKEIEDHALRVAEYESLLRRIMEKSRTLGIPVKPTCAPQFLRIADQLDIKTRYSRGCLAGIDYCIISPIGKVRPCAYMMEEAGDVHDTPFDEIWANADVFKKLRTKAYSGACGKCKFNDRCGGCRARAAYYHDGDYMQEDSYCAYGRGLK, from the coding sequence ATGATTGTATCTTGGATGACCACCAACAAGTGTAACCTGACCTGCAAGCACTGCTACCAGGATGCAGGCGAAAACAAGTCGGCTGAACTCACGACGGCAGAGGCTTTGAAACTGATTGACGAGATTGCCAAGGCGGGGTTCAAGATCATGATTTTCAGTGGCGGCGAACCCATGACCCGTCCGGATATCGTTGAGCTGGTGACTCATGCTACAAGCAAGGGTCTTCGCCCGGTGTTCGGTACCAACGGTACCCTAATTACTCACGATTTGGCCTTTAAGCTTAAGGCCGCCGGTGCCATGGCCATGGGCATCAGTATCGACAGCATCGACCCGAAACGCCACAACGATTTTCGTGGACTGCCCAACGCTTTCGAACTCACTATGGCGGGCATTGAAAACTGCAAGGCGGCCGGGCTTCCGTTCCAGATTCACACCACCATCATGGACTGGAACCAGAATGAAATTTTTGACATCATGGACTGGGTCAAGGAAATTGGTGCAGTGAATCACCAGATATTCTTCCTGATTCCTGTGGGCCGTGGAAAAGAAATAGAAGACCACGCCCTCCGTGTAGCTGAATACGAAAGCCTGCTCCGTCGCATTATGGAAAAGAGCCGCACGCTCGGCATTCCCGTGAAACCTACTTGCGCTCCGCAGTTTTTGCGCATCGCCGACCAGCTGGACATCAAGACCCGCTACAGCCGGGGCTGCCTTGCGGGCATTGATTACTGCATCATAAGCCCTATCGGCAAGGTGCGCCCCTGCGCCTACATGATGGAAGAGGCTGGAGATGTTCACGATACTCCTTTCGACGAAATCTGGGCCAATGCGGATGTGTTCAAGAAACTTCGCACCAAAGCCTATTCTGGGGCTTGCGGCAAGTGCAAGTTCAACGACCGTTGCGGAGGTTGCAGGGCTCGTGCCGCCTACTACCACGACGGCGACTACATGCAAGAAGACAGCTACTGTGCCTACGGTCGCGGATTAAAGTAG
- a CDS encoding GTPase domain-containing protein yields the protein MSSINFATREISCKVVYYGPGLSGKTTNLQVIHQKMPQDKRTDMVSLATEGDRTLFFDFLPLNLGDIKGFKTRFQLYTVPGQVYYNSTRKLVLRGVDGIVFVADSQRSRQAENLESLQNLRQNLQDYGMDLDDMPFVLQYNKRDMENVFSLEELNAELNPRNVPFFPATAHNGKGVVTTLKTIAMLVIEKFNVKQGFLRKAAESVNNTGVHDVSLTKEGVSVKQAAPKPQVQPEAAAPSSPFKMPSFAARPPAGAVPSGNAGSGLFQKGATSSPFGRPRAAATVPRMPTFGRAMEKPQETGDDEIELRPYVPKKK from the coding sequence ATGTCATCAATAAATTTTGCTACAAGAGAGATTAGTTGTAAGGTGGTGTACTACGGACCTGGTTTGAGTGGCAAGACCACGAACCTCCAGGTGATTCACCAGAAAATGCCCCAGGACAAGCGCACGGACATGGTGTCCTTGGCTACCGAAGGCGACCGTACCCTGTTCTTTGACTTCCTTCCTCTGAATCTTGGCGATATCAAGGGTTTCAAGACCCGTTTCCAGCTTTATACCGTTCCCGGTCAGGTTTATTACAACAGCACCCGTAAGCTGGTGCTTCGCGGTGTTGATGGCATTGTGTTTGTGGCGGACTCCCAGCGCTCCCGCCAGGCCGAAAACTTGGAAAGCCTCCAGAACTTGAGGCAGAACCTCCAGGATTATGGCATGGATCTGGATGACATGCCCTTTGTGCTTCAGTACAACAAGCGCGATATGGAGAATGTGTTCTCCCTGGAAGAACTGAATGCTGAATTGAATCCTCGCAATGTGCCCTTCTTCCCGGCTACGGCCCATAACGGAAAGGGCGTGGTGACGACCCTCAAGACCATCGCCATGCTGGTGATCGAAAAGTTTAACGTGAAGCAGGGATTTTTGCGCAAGGCCGCTGAAAGTGTGAACAACACCGGCGTTCATGACGTGTCCCTGACCAAGGAAGGCGTGTCTGTGAAGCAGGCCGCACCAAAGCCCCAGGTTCAACCCGAAGCGGCAGCTCCTTCTTCGCCTTTCAAGATGCCTTCTTTTGCGGCTCGCCCTCCTGCAGGGGCGGTTCCGTCCGGTAATGCCGGTTCGGGCTTGTTCCAGAAGGGAGCCACCTCTTCGCCGTTTGGTCGCCCACGTGCCGCCGCTACGGTCCCCCGCATGCCTACCTTTGGCCGCGCGATGGAAAAGCCTCAGGAAACTGGAGACGACGAAATTGAATTGCGTCCTTATGTTCCTAAGAAGAAGTAG
- a CDS encoding 30S ribosomal protein S20 — protein MPQHKSCKKRLRQAEKANAMNRSVRSAIRSSLKVIRTATSKEAALKEMPNLFSMLDKAAAKGRAGFCANRAANYKAKAAKVINGLA, from the coding sequence GTGCCTCAACACAAATCTTGCAAAAAGCGTCTGCGTCAGGCCGAAAAGGCCAACGCCATGAACCGTTCCGTCCGCTCTGCGATTCGTTCCAGCCTCAAGGTGATTCGCACTGCAACTTCCAAGGAAGCTGCCCTCAAGGAAATGCCCAACCTGTTCAGCATGTTGGACAAGGCTGCTGCCAAGGGTCGTGCCGGTTTCTGCGCTAATCGCGCCGCTAACTACAAGGCCAAGGCCGCCAAGGTCATCAACGGCCTCGCCTAA
- a CDS encoding BamA/TamA family outer membrane protein — MKCKILFVLALASSAFAGEASLCRIHKVVWVGEHSAYDEAHLNLVEGSPCEAWHNAASRLARDYEDRGFAAVQVVGKMHYGMGGASGKDTLGVLMVELKRGAGYVWAAPENLDSSGTDPEVFRRLSGIEEGAPVSLTDLERSERKLARLGYFEQTAPARLFRDPARNRLVPAFSMRAARNSEAEGLLSYSSEDNLWEGQVNVKLYNILGTARDLTLEGFTGESSRHLDFMYKEPWIFGTPWNIVLRGQFDEEIYSVESDSLDGKMKDVTERIAMGEVGVTRDIGFDWNIGIFFGMSEDDKHTTFEVSYVSLDRFVLPRRGFKMQGSATWKMDRPDSLDNYLESHAKILSYYPLFGNVITRFTGAAGGIFPTDVALKRTDYFALGGMDSFKGMGYRFMRSRAYGFSELALLWQGGYNLSVEAFYQPGLYRGFAPERGWKREQDYGVAFTQYRGNWSVNLYYALRNGENYLDGIIGFGLKTLF; from the coding sequence GTGAAGTGTAAAATCCTGTTTGTTCTTGCCTTGGCGTCTTCCGCTTTTGCGGGAGAGGCGTCTTTGTGCCGTATCCACAAGGTGGTATGGGTCGGGGAACATTCCGCCTATGACGAAGCCCACTTGAATCTGGTAGAAGGTTCACCCTGCGAAGCCTGGCACAATGCGGCATCCCGCTTGGCGCGGGACTACGAAGACCGTGGCTTTGCGGCAGTTCAGGTTGTAGGAAAAATGCATTACGGCATGGGTGGCGCTTCGGGTAAGGATACTCTGGGAGTCTTGATGGTGGAGCTGAAACGTGGGGCAGGGTATGTTTGGGCCGCACCCGAGAACCTGGACTCCTCGGGCACGGACCCTGAAGTGTTCCGGAGGCTCAGCGGCATCGAAGAAGGCGCACCTGTTTCTCTGACGGACCTGGAACGGTCCGAGCGAAAGCTTGCCCGTCTCGGGTATTTTGAACAGACGGCTCCCGCAAGGTTGTTCCGCGACCCTGCAAGAAACAGGCTCGTGCCAGCCTTCAGCATGAGGGCGGCCCGGAATTCCGAAGCCGAAGGGCTCTTGAGCTATTCCAGCGAAGACAACCTGTGGGAAGGCCAGGTGAACGTGAAACTCTACAACATCCTGGGAACGGCCAGGGACTTGACTCTGGAAGGATTTACGGGAGAAAGTTCCCGTCATCTGGATTTTATGTACAAGGAGCCCTGGATTTTCGGCACCCCCTGGAACATAGTTTTGCGGGGACAGTTTGACGAAGAAATTTATTCTGTGGAATCGGATTCCCTGGACGGAAAGATGAAGGATGTGACGGAGCGTATCGCCATGGGCGAAGTCGGTGTGACTCGGGATATCGGTTTTGACTGGAACATCGGGATTTTCTTCGGCATGAGCGAAGACGATAAGCACACCACCTTCGAGGTGAGCTACGTTTCTTTGGACCGGTTCGTGCTCCCGAGACGCGGATTCAAGATGCAGGGCTCTGCCACCTGGAAAATGGACCGACCCGATTCCCTGGACAATTATCTGGAAAGCCATGCCAAGATTCTTTCCTATTACCCGTTGTTCGGGAATGTCATCACCCGCTTCACGGGGGCTGCCGGCGGAATTTTCCCCACAGATGTCGCTCTGAAACGTACCGACTATTTCGCTCTGGGTGGCATGGACAGCTTCAAGGGTATGGGTTACCGTTTTATGCGGAGCCGTGCCTACGGTTTTTCAGAATTGGCCCTGCTTTGGCAAGGCGGTTACAACTTGAGTGTCGAGGCCTTTTATCAGCCTGGACTGTACCGCGGGTTTGCTCCGGAACGCGGTTGGAAACGTGAACAGGATTACGGTGTTGCCTTTACGCAATACCGCGGCAACTGGAGTGTGAATCTGTACTATGCACTACGAAACGGAGAAAATTACTTGGACGGAATTATCGGATTTGGATTGAAAACATTGTTCTAG
- a CDS encoding phenylacetate--CoA ligase gives MRSTAWNDEENRVLPEMALDFMPEEKLRELQLQRMRATVKLAYEKVPLFRERMDEKGLKPEDIKTLKDVAKLPFTMKKDLRDTYPYGLFAVDLSEVVRLHASSGTTGKPIVVGYTKEDMDVWAQVVKRGLLACGFRSTDIVQNFYGYGLFTGGLGIHGGFEALGATVIPISGGNTERQVMLMKDFGVTAVGGTPSYFVRIIDVAEKMGVDIRDLKVKRGIFGAEPWSDGMRDYIEEKTGIKAYDIYGLSEIVGPGVGCECECRDGIHIFEDHFYPEIVDPETLEPLPDGEEGELVLSTLSKKAMPIIRYRTRDITAIEKTKCKCGRTIRRIRRIGRRSDDMIIMRGVNVFPSQIETALLRAEKALPHYQIVLDTKNNMDTLEVKVEVSRDMVSDSMGAMEQLNKKFKHSIEQILGISVIVTLCEPDSLPRSEGKAKRVVDNRKKM, from the coding sequence ATGCGTTCAACCGCCTGGAATGACGAAGAAAATAGAGTCCTGCCCGAAATGGCCCTGGACTTCATGCCCGAAGAAAAACTCCGCGAACTGCAACTGCAGCGCATGCGCGCCACCGTGAAGCTTGCCTACGAGAAGGTCCCGCTCTTCCGTGAACGCATGGACGAGAAGGGATTAAAGCCCGAAGACATCAAGACCCTCAAGGACGTGGCCAAGCTCCCCTTCACCATGAAGAAGGACTTGCGCGACACCTACCCATACGGGCTCTTCGCCGTAGACCTGAGCGAAGTTGTGCGCCTGCACGCAAGTTCGGGCACCACCGGCAAGCCCATCGTGGTAGGTTACACCAAGGAAGACATGGATGTGTGGGCCCAGGTCGTGAAGCGCGGGCTCCTCGCCTGCGGGTTCAGGAGTACCGACATCGTGCAGAACTTCTACGGCTACGGCCTGTTCACCGGCGGTCTCGGCATCCACGGCGGTTTCGAAGCCCTCGGTGCAACCGTCATCCCCATCAGCGGCGGCAATACCGAACGCCAGGTGATGCTCATGAAGGATTTCGGCGTCACCGCGGTGGGTGGAACGCCCAGTTACTTTGTCCGCATCATCGACGTTGCCGAAAAGATGGGTGTTGACATCCGTGACCTGAAGGTCAAGCGCGGCATCTTCGGTGCAGAACCGTGGAGCGACGGCATGCGCGACTACATCGAAGAAAAGACCGGCATCAAAGCGTATGACATCTACGGCCTTTCCGAAATCGTGGGACCGGGCGTGGGCTGCGAATGCGAGTGCCGCGACGGCATCCACATCTTTGAAGACCACTTCTACCCCGAAATCGTCGACCCCGAAACGCTGGAACCGCTGCCGGACGGCGAAGAGGGCGAACTCGTGCTTTCTACGCTCAGCAAGAAGGCCATGCCCATCATCCGCTACCGCACCCGAGACATCACCGCCATCGAGAAGACCAAGTGCAAGTGCGGCCGCACCATCCGCCGTATCCGTCGCATCGGCCGCCGTAGCGACGACATGATCATTATGCGTGGCGTGAACGTGTTCCCGAGCCAGATTGAGACTGCCCTCCTCCGTGCCGAAAAGGCTCTGCCGCACTACCAGATTGTGCTCGACACCAAGAACAACATGGATACGCTTGAGGTCAAGGTAGAAGTCTCCCGCGACATGGTGAGCGACTCCATGGGCGCCATGGAACAGCTGAACAAGAAGTTCAAACATTCCATCGAGCAGATTCTCGGCATTTCCGTCATTGTCACGCTGTGCGAGCCCGACTCGCTGCCGCGTAGCGAAGGCAAGGCGAAGAGAGTGGTGGATAACAGGAAGAAGATGTAA
- a CDS encoding roadblock/LC7 domain-containing protein, with protein sequence MSDFTIYSDDVGKVRRLMEAYQASVKAEYIVLCHRDGSIIAEVGSLGIDPTPLAVLSTASFDSARQVGNMLGGENFQSVSYSGENRSIYISPVDQALLLVQVFPGSRLPNRIDDFNRLLVEKLVDAVPAFTQNTSKLI encoded by the coding sequence ATGAGCGATTTTACGATTTATTCCGATGACGTGGGCAAGGTCCGCCGCCTAATGGAAGCCTACCAGGCAAGCGTCAAGGCCGAATACATTGTGCTTTGCCACCGCGATGGTTCCATTATCGCCGAGGTGGGCTCTTTGGGTATCGATCCCACTCCTCTTGCCGTGCTGAGCACCGCTTCTTTCGACTCTGCCCGTCAGGTGGGTAACATGCTGGGTGGCGAGAACTTCCAGTCGGTGTCCTATTCCGGCGAAAACCGCTCCATCTACATTTCTCCTGTGGACCAGGCCTTGCTCCTGGTGCAGGTGTTCCCGGGCTCCAGGCTCCCGAACCGCATCGACGACTTCAATCGCCTGTTGGTAGAAAAACTGGTGGATGCCGTCCCGGCCTTTACCCAGAACACCAGTAAGCTTATCTAG
- a CDS encoding BamA/TamA family outer membrane protein: MSQMSADYMAENKVHKVRVEGNQHMDERAVLSRIGIRDGQSYSPAALSEKVQGAVTSLYQSGLFDDVTAWVDYVGDGSDVDLIFKIKELPALDTAIIDGCDEISEEDLRLKIRMIPGQVYSKSQLERDRQAMIDYYHSEGYLLAEVGYRETATDENKNQVTFIVREGEKVKVRQFDIQGNDNVPAEDIMEHMLTKLDQWWGGGEFKEAVFEADRDTVLNVIRHFGYLDAELTEYYAEYLPDSSCLFYLGRMVPVGESLQPLYDQLNRAMGDTATAMAKMAGKPTMEVTHYFRNERVGAHGYVSRPLPQVKSEEDALKLINDIIRYEKSRKEWLKIVAGRKFNNPKIDSLKNLKKLRPYEEKLLVRYMIEDMFPALNKYDNIKTSSAICIHISMIEGRKYYMGNVHFTGNEVLGDAVLNYAFRLDSGEVFDQYKYDASRKAILDSYREDGYLFAQFDEERTFVNDSVVNLTYRMREGLPASIHKVYIRGNTKTNEKVIRREVRLYPGDTYRQSSLERSFREIMQLNYFDMVTPDIKVVGDQEVDLEFNVQEKEAGTGQFSLGVSYSQSDGLVGTASVSIPNCCMGNGQAASFSVEYGMDKKSASISFQEPWFLDKPITVGTSLSYSWWNMSDYDDPDITRYGGQVYVGKRLKWPDDYFYGQVGYSWLMNKQGPNIDDSYVVYTGLESAVNFRLIRDDKNLPQFPTDGSRYVLDVQVADDVLYSDFEFVKTELTIKWWFPLFRDRLAIALTNEYGVIFGDQLQYRTLYTMGGVLGYEGMMRGYSSGSIGYRRLGRSFQYIGAELQLAIVPQTFYLLPFFFDAGNVFGERYNPKTKVAKPSRNPLSEWDPTSLKKDYGFGFRVVVPMLGIIGFDFAWPLDVGETYSGLQRTQVGDMEFNFVIGQGF, from the coding sequence ATGTCCCAGATGTCTGCCGACTATATGGCAGAGAATAAGGTACATAAGGTCCGTGTGGAGGGAAACCAACATATGGACGAACGGGCTGTGCTCAGTCGAATCGGAATTCGGGACGGTCAGAGCTATTCCCCTGCGGCCTTGTCCGAAAAAGTCCAGGGGGCGGTGACAAGCCTTTACCAGTCGGGTCTTTTTGATGATGTGACGGCTTGGGTGGACTATGTGGGTGACGGTTCCGATGTGGACCTGATTTTCAAGATTAAGGAACTGCCTGCTTTGGACACGGCCATCATTGACGGCTGTGATGAAATTTCTGAAGAAGATTTACGGCTCAAGATTCGCATGATCCCGGGCCAGGTTTACAGCAAGAGCCAGCTGGAACGGGACCGTCAGGCCATGATAGACTATTACCATTCCGAAGGTTACCTGCTCGCCGAAGTGGGATACCGCGAAACGGCCACTGACGAGAACAAGAACCAGGTGACCTTCATTGTCCGTGAAGGGGAAAAGGTCAAGGTTCGTCAGTTCGATATTCAGGGTAACGACAATGTGCCTGCTGAAGACATCATGGAACACATGCTGACCAAGCTGGACCAGTGGTGGGGTGGTGGCGAATTCAAGGAAGCCGTCTTTGAAGCTGACCGAGATACGGTGCTGAATGTTATCCGTCATTTCGGTTACTTGGATGCAGAATTGACCGAATATTATGCGGAGTATCTGCCCGATTCTAGTTGCCTGTTCTACCTAGGAAGAATGGTCCCTGTCGGGGAATCCTTACAACCGCTCTACGATCAGTTGAACCGAGCCATGGGTGATACCGCTACCGCTATGGCCAAGATGGCGGGCAAGCCCACCATGGAGGTGACTCATTATTTCCGTAATGAACGTGTTGGGGCTCACGGTTATGTGTCCCGTCCGCTACCCCAGGTCAAGTCCGAAGAAGATGCTCTGAAACTCATCAACGATATTATCCGCTACGAAAAGTCCCGTAAGGAATGGTTGAAGATTGTGGCTGGCCGCAAGTTCAACAACCCGAAGATTGACTCCCTCAAGAATCTTAAGAAACTTCGTCCTTACGAAGAAAAACTCCTGGTCCGCTACATGATCGAGGACATGTTCCCGGCCCTCAACAAGTATGACAACATTAAGACATCCAGTGCGATTTGTATCCACATTTCCATGATCGAGGGCCGCAAGTACTACATGGGCAATGTCCACTTTACCGGAAATGAGGTTCTGGGCGATGCCGTACTGAATTACGCCTTCCGCCTGGATAGCGGAGAGGTCTTTGACCAGTATAAGTACGACGCCTCACGCAAGGCTATTCTGGATTCTTATCGTGAAGATGGCTACCTGTTCGCTCAGTTTGACGAGGAAAGGACCTTCGTGAACGATTCCGTGGTGAACTTGACTTACCGCATGCGCGAAGGTTTGCCTGCTTCTATCCACAAGGTCTATATACGCGGCAATACCAAGACGAACGAAAAGGTCATCCGTCGTGAAGTGCGCCTGTATCCGGGCGACACCTACCGCCAGTCTTCACTGGAACGTAGTTTCCGCGAAATCATGCAGCTGAACTACTTCGACATGGTGACGCCCGACATCAAGGTAGTGGGTGACCAGGAAGTGGACCTGGAATTCAACGTGCAAGAAAAGGAAGCGGGCACAGGCCAGTTCAGCTTGGGGGTGTCTTATAGTCAGAGCGATGGACTTGTGGGTACGGCCAGTGTTTCTATTCCCAACTGCTGTATGGGTAACGGTCAGGCGGCCTCCTTCAGCGTGGAATACGGCATGGATAAGAAGAGTGCTTCCATCAGTTTCCAGGAGCCTTGGTTCTTGGACAAACCCATTACCGTGGGTACAAGCCTCAGCTATAGCTGGTGGAATATGAGCGATTACGACGACCCGGACATTACCCGTTACGGTGGTCAGGTCTATGTGGGTAAACGTCTCAAGTGGCCTGACGACTACTTCTATGGTCAGGTGGGTTACAGCTGGCTTATGAACAAGCAGGGCCCCAATATTGACGACAGCTATGTAGTCTATACCGGTCTGGAATCGGCGGTGAACTTCCGCCTGATCCGCGACGATAAGAACCTGCCCCAGTTCCCCACGGACGGTTCCCGCTACGTGCTGGATGTTCAGGTGGCAGATGATGTGCTGTATAGTGACTTTGAGTTCGTCAAGACGGAACTTACTATCAAGTGGTGGTTCCCCTTGTTCCGTGACCGCTTGGCCATCGCCCTTACCAATGAATACGGTGTCATCTTCGGCGATCAGCTCCAGTATAGAACACTCTACACCATGGGCGGTGTTCTCGGTTATGAAGGCATGATGCGTGGTTACAGTTCGGGCTCTATCGGTTACCGGCGCTTGGGTCGCAGCTTCCAGTATATTGGAGCGGAACTCCAGCTGGCCATTGTACCCCAGACATTCTACTTGTTGCCCTTCTTCTTTGATGCGGGTAACGTGTTCGGCGAACGCTATAACCCTAAGACCAAGGTGGCCAAACCCAGCCGCAATCCTTTGAGCGAATGGGATCCCACCAGTCTCAAGAAGGACTACGGTTTTGGTTTCCGTGTGGTAGTGCCCATGCTCGGTATTATCGGCTTCGACTTTGCTTGGCCTTTGGATGTGGGAGAAACCTATTCTGGTTTGCAGCGTACCCAGGTGGGTGACATGGAATTCAACTTTGTGATAGGCCAAGGATTCTAG
- a CDS encoding manganese efflux pump, with amino-acid sequence MSYLSVILIAVIEAMDCFAVATSIGLGRSGVSRLKALVLALSFGFFQGGMTLVGFFSGTLARHWIHDLGSIIACAILCLLGTKFILEAFRKKEHVHKIVNLSFASIVLLSLATSIDALTIGISFAFVEIDIVIATITIALAAFMFGILGFEIGNRAARIFKSNLPQIFAGIILIAIAVKFFF; translated from the coding sequence TTGAGTTATCTTTCCGTAATTCTCATTGCGGTCATCGAGGCCATGGACTGCTTTGCCGTGGCCACTTCTATTGGGCTGGGGCGCTCGGGAGTGTCTCGGTTAAAAGCCCTTGTTCTTGCGTTGTCTTTCGGGTTCTTTCAGGGAGGCATGACCCTTGTAGGGTTCTTTTCTGGAACCCTAGCAAGACACTGGATACATGACCTGGGTTCCATTATTGCCTGTGCCATTCTCTGCCTGCTAGGAACCAAATTTATCTTGGAAGCCTTCCGCAAAAAGGAGCACGTGCACAAGATTGTAAACCTGTCTTTTGCAAGTATCGTACTGCTTTCTCTCGCCACCAGCATTGACGCCCTCACCATCGGTATATCATTTGCGTTCGTCGAAATTGACATAGTCATTGCCACCATCACCATAGCGCTAGCAGCATTTATGTTCGGAATTCTCGGTTTTGAAATCGGAAACCGTGCCGCCAGAATTTTCAAGAGCAACCTACCTCAAATTTTTGCTGGAATCATCTTGATTGCCATCGCTGTCAAGTTCTTTTTTTAG